From Micromonospora sp. NBC_01699, a single genomic window includes:
- a CDS encoding HAD family hydrolase — protein sequence MSTYRAVLFDFFNTLTRPANRGRRHALVAERLGCTTEALLDVLDRSFYLRASGALGTAEATLRWVCDRIGVHPSDDQVRAAVAARLGAVRADTRLRPEAVPTLRALRRLGVATALVSDCTHELPVFLPQLPIAALLDTQVFSVQVGYCKPAPAIYRIACDRLGVAPTDCLYVGDGGSRELTGATGAGLDAVRLNAPDLGQHLVFDPDTGFTGPALTSLREVLDLVEPALSGTARPVTRTLRGRRRSAVRTR from the coding sequence ATGTCCACATACCGGGCGGTGCTCTTCGACTTCTTCAACACCCTGACCCGGCCGGCGAACCGTGGCCGGCGGCACGCCCTCGTCGCCGAGCGGCTCGGTTGCACCACCGAGGCGCTGCTCGACGTCCTCGACCGGTCGTTCTACCTGCGGGCCAGCGGGGCGCTCGGCACCGCCGAGGCGACCCTGCGCTGGGTCTGCGACCGGATCGGCGTACACCCGTCCGACGACCAGGTACGGGCGGCGGTGGCCGCCCGGCTGGGTGCGGTCCGGGCCGACACCCGGCTGCGCCCGGAGGCGGTGCCGACGTTGCGCGCGCTGCGCCGGCTCGGGGTCGCCACCGCCCTGGTCAGCGACTGCACCCACGAACTGCCGGTGTTCCTGCCGCAGCTTCCGATCGCGGCCTTGCTCGACACGCAGGTCTTCTCGGTCCAGGTCGGCTACTGCAAGCCCGCCCCGGCGATCTACCGGATCGCCTGTGACCGGCTCGGGGTGGCGCCGACGGACTGCCTCTACGTCGGCGACGGCGGCAGCCGGGAACTGACCGGCGCCACCGGGGCCGGGCTGGACGCGGTCCGGCTGAACGCCCCCGACCTCGGTCAGCACCTGGTCTTCGACCCGGACACCGGGTTCACCGGACCGGCCCTGACCTCGCTGCGCGAGGTGCTCGACCTGGTCGAACCGGCGCTGTCCGGCACCGCCCGGCCGGTCACCCGAACCCTTCGTGGCCGGCGGCGCTCGGCGGTTCGCACCCGTTGA
- a CDS encoding SgcJ/EcaC family oxidoreductase, with amino-acid sequence MRRTSPILIAGMLGAALVTGAAISAAAVTAPTVVVTATPVPTGIPAQPTEQQIRDLFKGWDEALATGDPARVADRYAPDAVLLPTVSNEVRKTPAGIVDYFDHFLEKKPRGTIKDSTVKILGDRDAIDTGVYEFTVTEGGVAGKVEARYTFVYELRDGKWLIVNHHSSQMPEKK; translated from the coding sequence GTGCGACGGACCTCCCCCATCCTCATCGCCGGCATGCTCGGCGCCGCCCTGGTCACCGGGGCCGCCATCAGCGCGGCGGCGGTAACGGCACCGACGGTGGTCGTGACCGCCACACCCGTCCCGACCGGCATCCCGGCACAGCCGACCGAGCAACAGATCAGGGATCTCTTCAAGGGCTGGGACGAAGCCCTGGCCACCGGCGACCCGGCAAGGGTGGCCGACCGGTACGCCCCGGACGCCGTCCTCCTTCCGACGGTCTCGAACGAGGTGCGCAAGACCCCCGCGGGGATCGTCGACTACTTCGACCACTTCCTGGAGAAGAAGCCGCGCGGCACGATCAAGGACTCGACGGTCAAGATCCTCGGCGACAGGGACGCCATCGACACCGGCGTCTACGAGTTCACCGTGACCGAGGGCGGTGTGGCCGGGAAGGTCGAGGCGCGCTACACGTTCGTCTACGAGCTGCGGGACGGAAAGTGGCTGATCGTCAACCACCACTCGTCGCAGATGCCGGAGAAGAAGTGA
- a CDS encoding PhzF family phenazine biosynthesis protein — MSTLAYEIVDVFTDRPFAGNPLAVVFDAQALATEQMQIIAREFNLSETVFVLPSTAATATYRARIFTPEQELPFAGHPSIGAAVTARRRGWFGAGEVIQECGAGLLPIEVTGDRATVTGAGPTLGPELDVEPLLAMVGLTAADFVGPAPRVAGCGLEFPYLSVRPEALGRVVLNAPAAVRAGVEHLSVFAWHPAQRTAYARVFAPGVGVPEDPGTGSAALGLGVWLVTSGLLPGEGRSSYTVRQGAEIARPCLLECTVTAADGVALGATVAGQVVPIAAGRITVPPFVG, encoded by the coding sequence ATGTCGACCTTGGCGTACGAGATCGTGGACGTCTTCACCGACCGTCCGTTCGCCGGCAACCCGCTCGCGGTCGTCTTCGACGCCCAGGCACTGGCGACCGAGCAGATGCAGATCATCGCCCGGGAGTTCAACCTGTCCGAGACGGTATTCGTGCTGCCGTCCACGGCGGCCACGGCGACGTACCGGGCCCGGATCTTCACCCCGGAGCAGGAACTTCCGTTCGCCGGGCACCCGAGTATCGGCGCGGCGGTCACCGCCCGTCGGCGCGGCTGGTTCGGTGCCGGTGAGGTGATCCAGGAGTGCGGTGCCGGCCTGCTGCCGATCGAGGTGACCGGCGACCGGGCCACGGTCACCGGCGCCGGTCCCACGCTCGGCCCGGAGCTGGACGTGGAGCCGCTGCTGGCCATGGTCGGGTTGACCGCCGCCGACTTCGTCGGGCCGGCTCCCCGGGTGGCCGGCTGCGGGCTGGAGTTCCCGTACCTGTCGGTCCGACCGGAGGCACTGGGCCGGGTGGTGCTCAACGCCCCGGCGGCGGTACGGGCCGGGGTCGAGCACCTGAGCGTCTTCGCCTGGCATCCGGCGCAGCGCACCGCGTACGCCCGGGTCTTCGCGCCGGGGGTCGGCGTGCCGGAGGATCCGGGCACCGGCTCGGCCGCCCTCGGCCTCGGGGTGTGGCTGGTCACCAGCGGGCTGCTGCCGGGGGAGGGGCGCTCGTCGTACACCGTGCGCCAGGGTGCCGAGATCGCCCGCCCGTGCCTGCTCGAATGTACGGTGACCGCGGCCGACGGGGTGGCGCTGGGCGCCACCGTCGCCGGCCAGGTCGTCCCGATCGCCGCCGGCCGGATCACCGTCCCGCCGTTCGTGGGCTGA
- a CDS encoding magnesium transporter MgtE N-terminal domain-containing protein, translating to MTTPTRVYIARLAGLAVFDPNGDQVGRIRDAVARLRTSSRNPQIVGLVAELAMRRRIFLSINWITTIDAESVLLASGTLNLRRFEKRPNELLVLEDLLDRRVIIEPTGRPGTVVDVAMESNRQGEWSLTRVAVREQTSRLSRRGHLHQLEWERAGGLLGLPETRGTANLLSVLENMRPADLANALQDLPDARRNEVAAALDDERLADVLGELPEHDQVEILAGLDRERAADVLEEMDPDDAADLLSELPPPEQDMLLDMMEPGEADPVRQLLKYQSGTAGSLMTSEPVILPPDATVAEALARIRDPQLSPAIAAQVFVVRPPMATPTGRYLGMVHFQRLLREPPAELLGSLLINDIDPLQPTTGLNELTRRMATYDLVAFPVIDPSNRLVGAVTVDDVLDHSLPADWRDRDAAVSTAAAGGDLGAGRADWAGIGGDDD from the coding sequence GTGACCACGCCGACCCGGGTGTACATCGCCCGCCTTGCCGGACTGGCCGTCTTCGACCCCAACGGAGACCAGGTGGGCCGGATCCGGGACGCGGTCGCCCGACTCCGTACGAGCAGTCGGAACCCGCAGATCGTCGGGCTGGTGGCGGAGCTGGCGATGCGCCGGCGGATCTTCCTCTCGATCAACTGGATCACCACCATCGACGCCGAGTCGGTGCTGCTCGCCAGCGGAACGCTCAACCTGCGCCGGTTCGAGAAGCGCCCGAACGAGTTGCTCGTGCTGGAGGACCTGCTCGACCGCCGGGTGATCATCGAACCGACCGGTCGGCCCGGCACCGTCGTCGACGTGGCGATGGAGTCCAACCGCCAGGGCGAGTGGTCCCTGACCCGGGTCGCCGTACGCGAGCAGACCAGCCGGCTCAGCCGGCGCGGGCACCTGCACCAGTTGGAGTGGGAGCGGGCCGGCGGGCTGCTCGGGTTGCCGGAGACGCGGGGCACCGCCAACCTGCTCTCGGTGCTGGAGAACATGCGCCCGGCCGACCTGGCGAACGCGCTCCAGGACCTGCCGGACGCCCGCCGCAACGAGGTCGCCGCCGCGCTGGACGACGAGCGCCTGGCCGACGTGCTGGGTGAGCTGCCCGAGCACGACCAGGTGGAGATCCTGGCCGGGCTGGACCGGGAGCGGGCCGCCGACGTGCTGGAGGAGATGGACCCGGACGACGCCGCCGACCTGCTCAGCGAGTTGCCACCGCCGGAGCAGGACATGCTGCTCGACATGATGGAACCGGGCGAGGCCGACCCGGTCCGCCAACTGCTGAAGTACCAGTCCGGTACGGCCGGCAGCCTGATGACCTCCGAGCCGGTGATCCTGCCGCCGGACGCCACCGTCGCCGAGGCGCTGGCCCGGATCCGGGACCCGCAGCTCTCCCCGGCCATCGCCGCCCAGGTCTTCGTCGTCCGCCCGCCGATGGCCACCCCGACCGGCCGGTACCTCGGCATGGTGCACTTCCAGCGGCTGCTGCGCGAGCCTCCGGCGGAACTGCTGGGCAGCCTGCTGATCAACGACATCGACCCGTTGCAGCCGACCACCGGGCTGAACGAGCTCACCCGCCGGATGGCCACCTACGACCTGGTCGCCTTCCCGGTGATCGACCCGTCCAACCGGCTGGTGGGGGCGGTCACCGTCGACGACGTACTCGATCATTCGCTGCCGGCCGACTGGCGTGACCGGGACGCGGCGGTGAGCACGGCGGCGGCCGGGGGCGATCTGGGTGCCGGCCGGGCCGACTGGGCCGGAATCGGCGGCGACGATGACTGA
- a CDS encoding DUF1003 domain-containing protein — translation MTEPRRLERLDQPREPRRLRLPRFDPEAFGRWSEGIARYMGTANFIVYMTVVIALWLLWNTLAPRELRFDPYTFTFLTLLLSLQASYAAPLILLAQNRQAARDRLASEEDRRRAALQKADTEYLAREIAALRIALGEVATRDFLRSELGRLAEELDEQAQRRQRLEQRQYRKDRQQSSGRRVPAESIEEPVDELDAE, via the coding sequence ATGACTGAGCCACGCCGGTTGGAACGCCTCGACCAGCCGCGCGAACCGCGCCGGCTGCGCCTGCCCCGGTTCGACCCGGAGGCGTTCGGGCGCTGGTCCGAGGGGATCGCCCGCTACATGGGTACGGCGAACTTCATCGTCTACATGACCGTGGTGATCGCGCTCTGGCTGCTATGGAACACGCTCGCTCCCCGGGAACTGCGGTTCGACCCGTACACGTTCACGTTCCTGACCCTGCTGCTGTCGTTGCAGGCGTCGTACGCGGCGCCGTTGATCCTGTTGGCGCAGAACCGGCAGGCGGCCCGGGACCGGCTGGCCTCGGAGGAGGACCGGCGGCGGGCGGCGTTGCAGAAGGCGGACACCGAGTATCTGGCCCGGGAGATCGCCGCCCTGCGGATCGCCCTCGGCGAGGTCGCCACCCGCGACTTCCTGCGGTCGGAGCTGGGCCGGCTGGCCGAGGAGCTGGACGAGCAGGCGCAGCGGCGGCAACGGCTGGAGCAGCGGCAGTACCGCAAGGACCGGCAGCAGAGTTCGGGGCGTCGGGTGCCGGCGGAGAGCATCGAGGAACCGGTCGACGAGCTGGACGCCGAGTAA
- a CDS encoding Mrp/NBP35 family ATP-binding protein: MSAPVSTVEEAVQAALATVDDPEIRRPITELGMVRSAVVGPDGRVRVELLLTVAGCPLKDKLRTDITAAVSAVPGITGVEIDFGVMTPEQRQSLQQRLRGGGGATEEPVIPFAQPGTRTRVYAVASGKGGVGKSSVTVNLAAALAARGLSVGVVDADIYGHSVPRMLGTEARPTRVEDMIMPPQSHGVKIISIGMFTDGNAAVVWRGPMLHRALQQFLVDVYWGELDVLLLDLPPGTGDVAISLAQLLPNAEILVVTTPQTAAAEVAERAGAIALQTHQRLVGVVENMSWLELPDGSRMEVFGSGGGTAVAESLTRVVGAPVPLLGQIPLDTRVREAGDLGTPIVLADPSAPASVALNAVADRLAVRRESLIGKPLGLRPAGR; encoded by the coding sequence ATGTCAGCACCCGTCAGCACCGTCGAGGAAGCGGTACAGGCCGCCCTGGCCACCGTCGACGATCCGGAGATCCGCCGGCCCATCACGGAGCTCGGCATGGTGCGCTCCGCCGTGGTCGGCCCGGACGGCCGGGTACGCGTAGAGCTCCTGCTCACCGTTGCCGGCTGCCCGTTGAAGGACAAGTTGCGTACGGACATCACGGCCGCCGTCAGCGCGGTGCCCGGGATCACCGGCGTGGAGATCGACTTCGGCGTGATGACGCCGGAGCAGCGGCAGTCGCTGCAACAGCGGCTCCGCGGCGGCGGTGGCGCGACCGAGGAACCGGTCATCCCGTTCGCCCAGCCCGGCACCCGGACCCGGGTGTACGCGGTGGCCAGCGGCAAGGGCGGGGTGGGCAAGTCGAGCGTGACGGTCAACCTGGCCGCCGCACTGGCCGCCCGTGGCCTCTCCGTCGGCGTGGTCGACGCGGACATCTACGGCCACTCGGTTCCCCGGATGCTCGGCACCGAGGCCCGGCCGACCCGGGTCGAAGACATGATCATGCCACCGCAGTCACACGGCGTGAAGATCATCTCGATCGGGATGTTCACCGACGGCAACGCGGCGGTCGTCTGGCGCGGGCCGATGCTGCACCGGGCGTTGCAGCAGTTCCTGGTCGACGTCTACTGGGGCGAGTTGGACGTACTCCTGCTCGACCTGCCGCCGGGCACCGGCGACGTGGCCATCTCGCTGGCCCAGTTGCTGCCCAACGCCGAGATCCTGGTCGTGACCACGCCGCAGACCGCCGCCGCCGAGGTGGCCGAGCGGGCCGGCGCGATCGCCCTGCAAACGCACCAGCGCCTGGTCGGCGTGGTGGAGAACATGTCCTGGCTGGAGCTGCCCGACGGGTCCCGGATGGAGGTCTTCGGCTCCGGCGGCGGTACGGCGGTGGCCGAGTCGCTCACCCGGGTGGTCGGCGCACCGGTCCCGCTGCTGGGTCAGATCCCGCTCGACACCCGCGTACGCGAGGCCGGCGACCTGGGCACCCCGATCGTGCTCGCCGACCCGTCCGCGCCCGCCTCGGTGGCCCTCAACGCGGTTGCCGACCGGCTGGCGGTCCGGCGGGAGTCGCTGATCGGCAAGCCGCTCGGACTGCGCCCGGCCGGTCGCTGA
- a CDS encoding preprotein translocase subunit TatB: protein MFENLNWWEIGALLLLALLIFGDKLPTVINDGLRMLRNLRRMATNATGDLSRELGTDIQLEDLHPKAFIRKHLLSEDDEAALRKPLQGLYDTVKSDLSGVHDELKDVAAATDLRNGGRTASANGSGAGAVNGSAAAPAGAVQARSYDDDAT from the coding sequence GTGTTCGAAAACCTGAACTGGTGGGAGATCGGCGCGCTGCTTCTACTTGCGCTGTTGATCTTCGGTGACAAGCTGCCGACCGTGATCAACGACGGCCTGCGGATGCTGCGCAACCTGCGCCGGATGGCCACCAACGCCACCGGCGACCTGAGCCGCGAGTTGGGCACCGACATCCAGCTCGAAGACCTGCACCCGAAGGCGTTCATCCGCAAACACCTGCTCAGCGAGGACGACGAGGCCGCGCTGCGCAAGCCGTTGCAGGGGCTCTACGACACGGTCAAGTCCGACCTCAGTGGCGTACACGACGAGCTGAAGGATGTTGCCGCCGCGACCGACCTGCGCAACGGCGGCCGTACGGCGAGCGCCAACGGCTCCGGGGCGGGTGCGGTCAACGGCAGTGCCGCCGCCCCGGCGGGTGCCGTCCAGGCCCGGTCGTACGACGACGACGCCACCTGA
- a CDS encoding S1C family serine protease encodes MTAPVPPPVGPPGRMPAGSGGVGGPTPSVPGGVGGSAPSAWWSDALGDPWRDPRTHTAVVVQAPPLAPDALPEPVTDPDAPRQRGTGPVFLVAVVAALLAGTLGGTLGFVFASRSGVGGPTTVLGRQGTEAPAAAQRKPDTLAGVAERLAPSVVTVRVNGGGGSSVGSGFVASTDGYVITNDHVVEGSNGRATVVFNDGSTTAATVVGTDPESDLAVIKVSRPGLVPVEFGDSESIAVGDPVLAFGTPLALANTVTAGIVSALDRTISAGEPGGQVRYYAAIQTDAAVNQGNSGGPLVDGAGRVIGVNSVIKSLAVDESAAGNIGLAFAIPINQAKRVAQEIIDTGKARRTVIGAQVSGAGVGAEGGVRVAGVDPAGPAAGAGLRTGDVLLRLDGRVLEEPTDLIALVRKYAPGSVVTVEYRRGTDRQQASVTLAADAK; translated from the coding sequence ATGACGGCACCTGTGCCGCCGCCGGTGGGCCCGCCGGGGCGTATGCCAGCGGGATCTGGTGGTGTCGGGGGCCCGACGCCCTCCGTACCGGGGGGTGTCGGTGGGTCGGCGCCCTCCGCCTGGTGGTCCGACGCGCTGGGTGACCCGTGGCGGGACCCACGGACGCACACCGCCGTGGTGGTGCAGGCGCCGCCGCTCGCCCCGGACGCGCTGCCGGAACCGGTCACCGACCCGGACGCGCCGCGTCAGCGGGGGACCGGCCCGGTCTTCCTGGTCGCGGTGGTCGCCGCCCTGTTGGCCGGCACGCTCGGCGGCACGCTCGGCTTCGTGTTCGCGTCCCGCAGCGGGGTCGGCGGGCCGACCACGGTGCTCGGTCGTCAGGGCACCGAGGCCCCGGCCGCGGCGCAGCGCAAGCCGGACACCCTGGCCGGGGTGGCCGAGCGGCTGGCGCCGAGCGTGGTGACCGTACGCGTCAACGGCGGTGGCGGGTCGAGCGTCGGTTCCGGCTTCGTCGCCTCCACCGACGGTTACGTGATCACCAATGATCACGTGGTCGAGGGGAGCAACGGGCGCGCGACGGTGGTCTTCAACGACGGGTCCACCACGGCGGCGACGGTGGTGGGCACCGACCCGGAGTCCGACCTCGCCGTGATCAAGGTGTCCCGGCCGGGTCTGGTGCCGGTCGAGTTCGGCGACTCGGAGTCGATAGCGGTCGGTGACCCGGTGCTGGCCTTCGGTACACCGCTGGCCCTGGCGAACACCGTGACGGCGGGGATCGTCAGCGCCCTGGACCGGACGATCAGCGCCGGTGAGCCGGGCGGGCAGGTGCGTTACTACGCCGCGATCCAGACCGACGCCGCGGTCAACCAGGGCAACTCCGGTGGCCCGCTGGTCGACGGCGCGGGCCGGGTGATCGGGGTGAACTCGGTGATCAAGTCGCTGGCGGTGGACGAGTCGGCGGCGGGCAATATCGGACTCGCCTTCGCGATCCCGATCAACCAGGCCAAGCGGGTCGCCCAGGAGATCATCGACACCGGCAAGGCGCGCCGTACGGTGATCGGTGCCCAGGTCAGCGGCGCCGGGGTGGGTGCCGAGGGCGGCGTACGCGTCGCCGGGGTCGACCCGGCGGGGCCGGCGGCCGGTGCCGGTCTGCGGACCGGTGACGTGCTGCTCCGGCTGGACGGACGGGTCCTGGAGGAACCAACTGATTTGATCGCTTTGGTCCGCAAATACGCGCCCGGGTCGGTGGTGACCGTCGAGTACCGTCGCGGTACCGATCGGCAGCAGGCGTCAGTGACACTTGCCGCAGATGCGAAGTAG
- a CDS encoding O-methyltransferase: MTAQALQFTEAYVAEDLVLQTARSLAREVGLPAITPGAGAALRLLAAAGSARSVVEIGTGTGVSGLWLLRGMRPDGVLTTIDVEAEHQRIARRIFQEAGFPAGRTRIITGRALDVLPRLADGVYDLVFADADATEYSACVEAALRLLRPGGALVLHGALAGGRIGDPAARDLTTVTVREIVKAVRESDDWIPALLPAGEGLLAAIKRG, encoded by the coding sequence ATGACCGCCCAGGCACTCCAGTTCACCGAGGCGTACGTCGCCGAGGACCTGGTCCTCCAGACCGCCCGCAGCCTGGCCCGGGAGGTCGGCCTGCCGGCCATCACGCCCGGTGCCGGCGCGGCCCTGCGACTACTAGCCGCCGCCGGCAGTGCGCGTTCGGTGGTGGAGATCGGCACCGGCACCGGCGTCAGCGGGCTGTGGCTGCTGCGCGGGATGCGTCCCGACGGCGTCCTGACCACGATCGACGTCGAGGCCGAACACCAGCGCATCGCCCGGCGGATCTTCCAGGAGGCGGGCTTCCCGGCCGGTCGTACCCGGATCATCACCGGTCGGGCGCTGGACGTGCTGCCCCGGCTGGCCGACGGGGTCTACGACCTGGTCTTCGCCGACGCCGACGCGACCGAGTACAGCGCCTGCGTCGAGGCCGCCCTGCGGCTGCTGCGCCCCGGCGGCGCGCTCGTGCTGCACGGCGCGTTGGCCGGCGGGCGGATCGGCGACCCGGCCGCCCGCGACCTGACCACGGTGACCGTGCGCGAGATCGTCAAGGCGGTACGCGAGTCCGACGACTGGATCCCGGCCCTGCTCCCGGCCGGCGAGGGCCTGCTGGCGGCGATCAAGCGGGGGTGA
- a CDS encoding MBL fold metallo-hydrolase, with protein sequence MAPLRYSTYVAPPKPAVSDDLPPGGTQRTWSPTTATLISGERDAILVDALMTVDEATGLADWIAATGRNLATIFITHGHGDHFFGTSVVLDRFPTARVVAAAHVVERMQQQLGPRWLDDIWRVQFPGQLPDRLVVAEPLTDHTLDLEGERLVVVELGHSDTDDTTALYVPSIGLVVAGDSVYNDVHLYLGEAGSGGIAAWLTALDTVEALRPTAVVAGHKRDGADDGPHIIEETRDYLRDFEAGMARTKTTLELYDYMVTLHPGRVNRGVLWDSARAVKG encoded by the coding sequence ATGGCACCGCTTCGTTACTCCACGTACGTCGCACCGCCCAAGCCGGCGGTCTCGGACGACCTGCCGCCCGGCGGGACGCAGCGGACCTGGTCCCCCACCACCGCCACCCTCATCTCGGGCGAACGCGACGCGATCCTGGTGGACGCCCTGATGACGGTGGACGAGGCGACCGGCCTGGCCGACTGGATCGCCGCCACCGGCAGGAACCTCGCCACGATCTTCATCACCCACGGCCACGGGGACCACTTCTTCGGTACGTCCGTGGTGCTGGACCGGTTCCCGACGGCGAGGGTGGTGGCGGCCGCGCACGTGGTCGAGCGGATGCAGCAGCAGTTGGGCCCGCGGTGGCTCGACGACATCTGGCGGGTCCAGTTCCCCGGCCAGTTGCCCGACCGGCTGGTCGTCGCCGAACCGCTGACCGACCACACCCTGGACCTGGAGGGCGAGCGGCTGGTAGTGGTCGAACTCGGCCACAGCGACACGGACGACACGACCGCGCTCTACGTACCGTCCATCGGGCTGGTGGTCGCCGGTGACTCCGTCTACAACGACGTGCACCTCTACCTCGGCGAGGCCGGCAGCGGCGGCATCGCGGCCTGGCTGACCGCCCTGGACACCGTCGAGGCGCTGCGCCCCACCGCGGTGGTCGCCGGGCACAAGCGCGACGGCGCCGACGACGGGCCGCACATCATCGAGGAGACCCGCGACTACCTGCGCGACTTCGAGGCCGGCATGGCGCGGACCAAGACCACCCTGGAACTGTACGACTACATGGTCACGCTGCACCCCGGCCGGGTGAACCGGGGTGTGCTGTGGGATTCCGCCCGCGCCGTCAAGGGCTGA
- a CDS encoding leucyl aminopeptidase family protein, with the protein MLTIRLVADPTGFDALALPVRPSGATATEPGPATGETDPVDAPAAELPPTAPALPDDLLAEATALLPLVGQTGSAGSTHLSVRALRQPSRLLLVGVGAADEAGWRAAGAAIARTASETSITIAMPVDAGSEAVRGLAEGLWLASYRFRLTDADAPGGLAEVLVAVADPAAHEPALELARVTARTTRLARDLINTPSSTKSPRWLADQIVAAAAEQPGLTVEVREPEQLADEGFGGILAVGGGSATGPRLVELSWQPAGASIHVVLVGKGITFDTGGISIKPREAMKLMRKDMAGAAAIAAATIGAAALNLPVRITALAPLAENMVSGSAFRPGDVIRHYGGLTSETTNSDAEGRLVLADALAYAVQRLAPDLLIDVATLTGANAVALGKRHAALYSENDELAEALIGAGRQAGELAWRMPLPNDYVEYLGSDIADLYSAPDRGAGSVTAALYLREFTGALRDRWVHVDMSAPSWAEGNDGPVVKGATGYGVRTLLRWLGGLG; encoded by the coding sequence GTGCTGACCATCCGTCTCGTCGCCGACCCCACCGGGTTCGACGCGCTCGCCCTGCCCGTCCGCCCGAGCGGCGCGACGGCCACCGAACCGGGTCCGGCCACCGGGGAAACCGACCCCGTCGACGCACCCGCGGCCGAGCTGCCGCCGACCGCACCGGCCCTGCCGGACGACCTGCTGGCCGAGGCGACCGCCCTGCTGCCGCTGGTCGGACAGACCGGCTCGGCGGGCAGTACGCACCTCTCCGTCCGGGCGCTGCGTCAGCCCAGCCGGCTGCTGCTGGTCGGGGTGGGCGCCGCCGACGAGGCCGGTTGGCGGGCCGCCGGAGCGGCGATCGCCCGTACCGCTTCTGAGACTTCGATCACGATAGCCATGCCGGTCGATGCCGGCTCCGAGGCCGTACGCGGGCTGGCCGAGGGGCTGTGGCTCGCCTCGTACCGGTTCCGATTGACCGACGCGGACGCCCCCGGCGGCCTCGCCGAGGTGCTGGTCGCGGTCGCCGACCCGGCCGCCCACGAACCAGCCCTCGAACTGGCCCGGGTGACCGCCCGGACCACCCGGCTCGCCCGCGACCTGATCAACACCCCGTCCTCGACGAAGTCGCCGCGGTGGCTCGCCGACCAGATCGTCGCCGCCGCGGCCGAGCAGCCGGGGCTGACCGTCGAGGTCCGCGAGCCCGAGCAGCTCGCCGACGAGGGCTTCGGCGGCATCCTGGCCGTCGGCGGCGGCTCGGCCACCGGCCCGCGCCTGGTCGAGCTGAGCTGGCAACCGGCCGGCGCGAGCATCCACGTGGTGCTGGTCGGCAAGGGCATCACCTTCGACACCGGCGGCATCTCGATCAAGCCGCGCGAGGCGATGAAGCTGATGCGCAAGGACATGGCCGGTGCCGCCGCGATCGCCGCCGCCACCATCGGCGCGGCCGCGCTGAACCTACCGGTACGGATCACCGCGCTCGCCCCGCTCGCCGAGAACATGGTCAGCGGCTCGGCGTTCCGCCCCGGCGACGTGATCCGCCACTACGGCGGTCTGACCAGCGAGACCACCAACTCCGACGCCGAGGGACGGCTGGTGCTCGCCGACGCGCTCGCGTACGCGGTGCAGCGGCTCGCCCCGGACCTCCTGATCGACGTCGCCACGCTCACCGGCGCGAACGCGGTCGCCCTCGGCAAGCGGCACGCCGCCCTCTACAGCGAGAACGACGAGCTGGCCGAGGCGCTGATCGGCGCCGGTCGGCAGGCCGGCGAACTGGCCTGGCGGATGCCGCTGCCCAACGACTACGTCGAGTACCTCGGCAGCGACATCGCCGACCTCTACAGCGCCCCGGACCGGGGTGCCGGCTCGGTGACCGCCGCGCTCTACCTGCGCGAGTTCACCGGAGCGCTGCGCGACCGCTGGGTGCACGTCGACATGTCCGCCCCCTCGTGGGCCGAGGGCAACGACGGTCCGGTGGTCAAGGGCGCCACCGGCTACGGCGTCCGTACGCTGCTGCGCTGGCTGGGCGGCCTGGGGTAG
- a CDS encoding DUF3117 domain-containing protein has translation MAAMKPRTGDGPLEVTKEGRGIVMRVPLEGGGRLVVEMTPDEANALGDALKAAAG, from the coding sequence ATGGCGGCGATGAAGCCGCGGACGGGCGACGGTCCGCTGGAAGTCACCAAGGAGGGCCGGGGCATCGTCATGCGGGTTCCGCTGGAGGGTGGTGGCCGGCTCGTCGTCGAGATGACTCCTGACGAGGCCAACGCGCTCGGCGACGCGCTGAAGGCCGCCGCGGGCTGA